Proteins from one Oscillatoria nigro-viridis PCC 7112 genomic window:
- the carB gene encoding carbamoyl-phosphate synthase large subunit, which produces MPRRQDLKKILLIGSGPIVIGQACEFDYSGTQACKALREEGFEVVLVNSNPATIMTDPETADRIYIEPLTPVILEQIIAQERPQAILPTMGGQTALNLAVAVAKNGVLEKYKVELIGAKLPAIEMAEDRLLFKEAMARIGVAVCPSGIANTLDEAKAIGHQIGSYPLIIRPAFTMGGTGGGISYNQEEFEEMAQGGIDASPVSQILIEQSLIGWKEYELEVMRDLADNVVIICSIENLDPMGVHTGDSITVAPAQTLTDKEYQRLRDASVKIIREIGVETGGSNIQFAVNPVNGDFIVIEMNPRVSRSSALASKATGFPIAKMAAKLAVGYTLDEISNDITKKTPASFEPTIDYVVTKIPRFAFEKFPGSEPTLTTQMKSVGEVMAIGRSFNESFQKALRGLETGRAGFGCDKPEKLPSLEQIRAGLRTPNPERIFTVRHAMMMGMSVEDIFEFTGIDPWFLDKMQELLETEKFLKRTRLEELTKETMFEVKQLGFSDRQIAYATKTSEDQVRAYRKQLGIIPIYKTVDTCAAEFEAFTPYYYSTYEAGAAIWDLGDEEKKVSPVGHSLAPESEVLPSTKRKVMILGGGPNRIGQGIEFDYCCCHASYSLGEDGFETIMVNSNPETVSTDYDTSDRLYFEPLTKEDVLNIIEAENPEGIIIQFGGQTPLKLAVPLQKALENHPDVQTKIWGTSPDSIDTAEDRERFEKILRELDIQQAANGLARSFDDALIVAQRIGYPVVVRPSYVLGGRAMEIVYSDTELERYMTYAVLVEPDHPILIDKFLENAIEVDVDAIADVTGNVTIGGIMEHIEEAGIHSGDSACSIPYQTLSEAALATIRRQTVELAKALKVIGLMNIQFAVQGEQVFILEANPRASRTVPFVSKAIGVPLAKMASRVMSGKTLEALGFTEEIIPTHVSVKEAVLPFAKFPGTDTLLGPEMRSTGEVMGIDTDFGKAFAKAQLGTGQMMPLLGTVLVSMRDRDKIAVIPVVKEFLELGFKVVATHGTRKVLREQGLEVDLELKLHEGRPNLLDSIKNEKIQLIITTPSGEESRADGIFIRRTALTYKIPIITTIAGAKATAAGIRSLKSHPMEVKAIQDYYPQT; this is translated from the coding sequence ATGCCCCGTCGTCAAGACTTAAAAAAGATTCTTCTTATTGGTTCCGGCCCAATTGTTATCGGTCAAGCGTGCGAATTTGACTATTCAGGGACACAAGCTTGCAAAGCTTTGCGAGAAGAAGGCTTTGAAGTAGTGTTGGTGAATTCCAACCCTGCAACAATTATGACCGATCCGGAAACTGCCGATCGCATTTACATCGAACCTCTAACGCCGGTCATCCTCGAACAAATCATCGCTCAAGAAAGACCTCAAGCAATTTTACCGACTATGGGCGGTCAAACAGCGCTAAATTTAGCAGTTGCAGTCGCTAAAAATGGCGTTTTAGAAAAATACAAGGTCGAGTTGATTGGTGCTAAGTTGCCAGCAATTGAAATGGCAGAAGATCGGCTATTATTTAAGGAAGCGATGGCGCGAATTGGGGTCGCAGTTTGTCCTTCAGGAATTGCCAACACTCTCGACGAAGCCAAAGCAATCGGTCACCAAATCGGCAGTTATCCGTTAATTATTCGTCCGGCTTTTACAATGGGCGGCACGGGAGGCGGCATTTCTTACAATCAAGAAGAGTTTGAAGAAATGGCACAAGGCGGGATTGATGCCAGTCCAGTATCGCAAATTTTAATCGAACAATCTTTGATTGGTTGGAAAGAGTACGAACTGGAAGTAATGCGGGATTTGGCAGATAATGTGGTGATTATTTGTTCGATCGAGAATCTCGACCCGATGGGCGTCCACACCGGCGATTCTATCACCGTCGCCCCGGCGCAAACTCTCACAGACAAAGAATATCAGCGCCTGCGAGATGCTTCGGTGAAAATTATTCGCGAAATCGGAGTTGAAACAGGCGGTTCCAATATTCAATTTGCCGTCAATCCTGTCAACGGAGATTTCATCGTTATTGAAATGAACCCTCGGGTTTCCCGTTCCTCCGCCTTGGCCTCGAAAGCAACTGGTTTCCCAATTGCCAAAATGGCGGCAAAATTAGCGGTAGGTTACACCCTAGACGAAATTTCCAACGATATCACCAAGAAAACTCCGGCGTCTTTTGAGCCGACAATTGACTACGTGGTGACGAAGATTCCCCGATTTGCCTTTGAAAAGTTCCCCGGTTCCGAACCGACTTTGACAACACAAATGAAGTCAGTAGGAGAGGTAATGGCGATCGGGCGCAGCTTCAACGAATCCTTCCAAAAAGCCCTGCGGGGATTGGAAACAGGCCGCGCAGGTTTCGGGTGCGACAAACCGGAAAAGTTGCCGAGTTTGGAACAAATTCGCGCCGGATTGCGGACGCCAAATCCCGAACGCATTTTTACAGTTCGCCACGCGATGATGATGGGAATGTCGGTAGAAGATATCTTCGAGTTCACAGGAATTGACCCTTGGTTTTTGGATAAAATGCAGGAATTGCTGGAAACTGAGAAGTTCTTGAAACGAACGCGGTTGGAAGAGTTGACAAAAGAGACAATGTTTGAAGTAAAGCAGTTGGGTTTTAGCGATCGCCAAATTGCTTACGCCACCAAAACATCGGAAGATCAAGTCCGCGCTTACCGCAAACAGTTAGGCATAATTCCGATTTACAAAACAGTCGATACCTGTGCCGCTGAATTTGAAGCGTTTACACCGTATTATTATTCCACCTACGAAGCGGGAGCGGCAATTTGGGACTTGGGCGATGAAGAAAAGAAAGTTTCGCCTGTGGGCCACAGTCTGGCGCCGGAGTCGGAAGTTTTGCCTTCTACCAAACGAAAAGTGATGATTTTAGGTGGCGGGCCGAACCGGATCGGACAGGGAATTGAGTTTGATTACTGCTGCTGTCACGCTTCCTATTCCCTAGGAGAAGACGGCTTTGAGACAATTATGGTCAACTCGAACCCGGAGACGGTTTCGACGGATTACGATACGAGCGATCGCCTGTATTTTGAACCGCTAACAAAAGAAGATGTTCTCAACATCATCGAAGCCGAAAATCCCGAGGGAATAATTATTCAATTTGGCGGTCAAACGCCGCTGAAATTAGCGGTTCCTTTACAAAAAGCTCTGGAAAATCACCCCGACGTACAAACCAAAATCTGGGGAACTTCGCCGGATTCCATTGATACTGCTGAAGACAGGGAGCGATTTGAAAAGATTCTGCGGGAGTTGGATATTCAGCAAGCTGCTAACGGTTTAGCCCGTAGTTTTGATGATGCTTTAATAGTAGCTCAACGGATCGGTTATCCCGTAGTGGTGCGACCGAGTTACGTATTAGGCGGGCGAGCCATGGAAATTGTTTATTCCGATACGGAATTGGAACGTTACATGACCTATGCCGTGCTAGTAGAACCCGATCATCCGATTTTAATTGATAAGTTTTTGGAGAATGCGATCGAGGTGGATGTAGATGCGATCGCTGATGTTACTGGCAATGTGACGATCGGGGGTATTATGGAACACATTGAGGAAGCGGGAATCCACTCCGGCGACTCTGCTTGTTCTATCCCTTACCAGACGCTTTCCGAGGCAGCTTTGGCAACAATTCGCCGCCAGACAGTGGAACTAGCAAAAGCCCTAAAAGTGATCGGGTTGATGAACATTCAATTTGCCGTTCAAGGGGAACAAGTTTTCATTTTGGAAGCTAATCCGCGCGCTTCTCGAACAGTGCCTTTTGTCTCCAAGGCGATCGGAGTTCCCTTAGCAAAAATGGCCTCGCGAGTCATGTCTGGCAAAACTCTAGAAGCTTTGGGTTTTACTGAAGAGATTATACCCACTCATGTTTCGGTAAAAGAAGCTGTATTGCCCTTTGCTAAGTTCCCGGGAACTGATACCTTGTTAGGGCCAGAAATGCGATCGACCGGCGAAGTCATGGGAATTGACACCGATTTTGGCAAAGCCTTTGCCAAAGCTCAATTAGGTACCGGACAAATGATGCCGCTGTTGGGAACTGTACTGGTTTCGATGCGCGATCGGGACAAAATAGCAGTTATACCCGTTGTCAAGGAATTCTTAGAATTGGGTTTCAAAGTAGTCGCAACTCACGGGACACGCAAAGTTTTGCGAGAGCAAGGTTTAGAGGTAGATTTGGAATTGAAACTGCACGAAGGGCGGCCGAATTTGTTGGATTCGATCAAGAATGAGAAAATTCAACTAATTATCACCACACCTTCGGGCGAAGAATCCCGAGCCGACGGAATCTTTATCCGCCGCACAGCTTTGACTTACAAAATCCCGATTATTACGACAATAGCCGGTGCCAAAGCGACAGCAGCGGGAATTCGATCGCTCAAATCCCACCCGATGGAAGTAAAAGCAATTCAAGACTATTACCCGCAAACCTAG
- a CDS encoding DUF6737 family protein, which translates to MKSVSEKKAISPWSYKPWWCQPWSILLTGTSLIGGSWFLLKTVWITVLVAIPLLAWMGFFLLVWPRLMLSSGVLDSHQD; encoded by the coding sequence ATGAAATCTGTTTCTGAAAAAAAAGCTATTAGTCCTTGGAGTTACAAACCTTGGTGGTGCCAGCCTTGGTCGATTCTTTTAACTGGTACTAGCCTGATTGGCGGCAGTTGGTTTTTATTAAAAACTGTTTGGATAACTGTTTTAGTCGCGATTCCTTTATTAGCTTGGATGGGTTTTTTCTTGTTAGTTTGGCCGAGGTTGATGCTGTCTAGCGGAGTTTTGGATTCTCATCAAGATTAG
- a CDS encoding CTP synthase → MSKFVFVTGGVVSSIGKGIVGASLGRLLKSRDYSVSILKLDPYINVDPGTLSPFQHGEVFVTQDGAETDLDLGHYERFTDTSMSRLNSVTTGSIYQAVINKERRGEYQGSTVQVIPHITNEIKERIHRVAKNTNPDVVITEIGGTVGDIESLPFLEAIRQFRKDVGRQNVVYMHVTLIPWIPSAGEMKTKPTQHSVKELRSIGIQPDILVCRCDRPLSLGMKQKLSEFCNVPEECVITSQDAKSIYEVPLMMEQEGLAQQTLNLLQLEHRQPDLHQWQTLVNRLYSPNHKIDIALVGKYVRLNDAYLSVVEALRHAAIAIGCDLNLHWINSEDLESGNLDNYLKDINGILVPGGFGVRGVDGKIAAIEYAKHNKIPFLGLCLGMQCAVIEWARHTAQLKDANSAEFDPDTSNPVINLLPEQQDVVDLGGTMRLGLYPCRVNPDTLAFKLYQKEVIYERHRHRYEFNNAYRNLFLESGYAVSGTSPDGRLVEMIELPNHPFFIASQFHPEFQSRPSTPHPLFQGFIQAASIQGKQDVLEDEGRDLVAGKVAAN, encoded by the coding sequence ATGAGCAAATTTGTGTTTGTGACCGGCGGCGTGGTTTCCAGCATCGGCAAGGGAATTGTCGGTGCTTCCTTGGGCCGCCTATTGAAGTCGCGGGACTATTCTGTCTCGATTTTGAAGCTAGACCCCTATATTAACGTTGACCCCGGCACTCTGAGCCCGTTTCAGCACGGAGAAGTCTTCGTCACGCAAGACGGTGCGGAAACTGACCTGGATTTGGGGCACTACGAGCGTTTTACCGATACTTCCATGTCTCGCCTCAATAGCGTCACCACGGGTTCGATTTATCAAGCGGTGATCAACAAAGAACGCCGCGGCGAGTATCAGGGGAGTACGGTGCAGGTGATTCCTCACATCACTAACGAGATTAAAGAGCGAATTCACAGGGTAGCAAAAAATACTAATCCAGATGTGGTGATTACGGAAATCGGCGGAACGGTGGGAGATATTGAATCTTTGCCGTTTTTGGAGGCAATTCGCCAGTTTCGCAAGGATGTCGGCCGGCAAAATGTTGTGTATATGCACGTCACGCTGATACCTTGGATTCCTTCGGCTGGGGAGATGAAAACTAAACCGACTCAGCATTCGGTGAAGGAATTGCGGTCGATCGGCATTCAACCAGATATTTTAGTCTGTAGGTGCGATCGCCCGCTGTCTTTGGGCATGAAACAGAAATTGTCGGAATTCTGCAACGTCCCGGAAGAATGCGTCATCACGTCTCAAGATGCTAAAAGTATCTACGAAGTACCCCTGATGATGGAACAGGAAGGTTTGGCCCAACAAACGCTCAATTTGCTGCAACTCGAACATCGCCAGCCAGATTTGCATCAGTGGCAAACTTTAGTCAACAGGCTTTACAGTCCCAATCACAAAATTGATATTGCTTTAGTTGGCAAATACGTGCGGTTGAACGATGCTTATCTTTCGGTGGTCGAAGCTTTGCGGCACGCGGCAATTGCGATCGGCTGCGACCTGAATTTACACTGGATTAACTCAGAAGATTTAGAATCGGGCAACCTCGATAATTATCTCAAAGATATCAACGGCATTCTTGTACCGGGAGGTTTTGGGGTTCGGGGAGTTGACGGCAAAATAGCGGCGATAGAATATGCTAAACACAACAAAATTCCATTTTTGGGATTGTGTTTGGGGATGCAGTGTGCTGTGATTGAATGGGCGCGCCACACCGCCCAACTAAAGGATGCCAACAGCGCTGAATTTGACCCGGATACATCAAATCCGGTAATTAATTTATTGCCAGAACAGCAAGATGTAGTCGATTTGGGCGGTACAATGCGACTGGGTTTGTATCCGTGCCGTGTCAACCCAGACACGCTAGCTTTCAAACTTTATCAGAAAGAAGTGATTTACGAGCGGCACCGCCATCGGTACGAATTTAACAACGCCTACCGCAATCTTTTCTTAGAATCAGGTTATGCAGTCTCCGGTACATCTCCAGACGGCCGATTGGTAGAAATGATCGAATTGCCCAACCATCCCTTTTTCATAGCCAGTCAATTTCACCCCGAATTCCAATCTCGACCTAGCACCCCCCACCCATTGTTTCAAGGGTTTATCCAGGCGGCTAGCATCCAGGGAAAGCAGGATGTTTTAGAAGATGAGGGTCGCGACTTGGTTGCCGGGAAAGTTGCAGCAAACTGA
- a CDS encoding vWA domain-containing protein, producing MRLDEAVEFAENPEPRCPCVLLLDTSGSMQGAPIDALNEGLEIFRNDLIKDELAKKRVEVAIISFDNHIKVVQDFVTADQFEAPLLTAQGQTHMGAGIQLALDTIAARKSEYRNNGITYYRPWVFMITDGEPQGESDDVVEIAAQRIKEEEINKRVAFFAVGVEGANITRLSQIVERTPVKLRGLDFREMFIWLSASMQRVSHSKIDEQVALPPPGWGTV from the coding sequence ATGAGACTAGACGAAGCCGTAGAATTTGCCGAAAACCCAGAGCCGCGCTGTCCCTGCGTCCTCCTGCTGGACACCTCCGGCTCCATGCAAGGCGCACCCATAGATGCCTTGAATGAGGGGCTGGAAATTTTTAGGAATGACCTAATTAAAGATGAACTAGCTAAAAAGCGAGTGGAAGTCGCGATTATTTCATTTGACAATCATATCAAAGTCGTGCAAGACTTCGTGACCGCCGACCAGTTCGAGGCGCCACTGCTGACAGCTCAAGGACAAACCCACATGGGCGCAGGGATTCAGCTAGCATTAGATACCATTGCCGCCCGCAAATCCGAATACCGCAACAACGGCATTACCTACTACCGCCCGTGGGTATTTATGATTACCGACGGCGAACCTCAAGGCGAATCCGACGATGTTGTGGAAATAGCAGCACAGCGGATTAAAGAGGAAGAAATTAACAAGCGCGTGGCATTTTTTGCAGTCGGAGTGGAAGGTGCTAATATCACCCGTCTGTCGCAAATTGTCGAGCGCACGCCTGTAAAATTGAGAGGATTAGACTTTAGAGAGATGTTCATCTGGCTGTCGGCTAGTATGCAGAGAGTTTCTCACTCAAAAATTGATGAACAAGTAGCACTGCCGCCGCCCGGATGGGGAACTGTTTAG
- a CDS encoding Rpn family recombination-promoting nuclease/putative transposase produces MNFINPKTDFAFKKIFGSADSKDILISFLNALLYEAQPVIEDLEIIDPYLAPKIKGVKDTYLDVKAKISGSKTAIIEMQVLNVESFEKRILYNATKAYSVQLKSGENYNLLNPVIALTITDFQMFEHLETVISRFCIKEKNNLVDYLADELEFVFVELPKFDKTLAELETLTDKWIYFMKTARTLRSVPEELGNVPELRKAFTIANEANLDPDELDDLERREIFIQDQRGAITKATRIGIEQGIRQGIEQGIEQGIEQGIEQGIEQGIEQGIEQGIKQGNVTLIVRQLERSVGGLSPEIKTSIAQLSAQQLENLGEALLDFASMSDLTTWLQAHNNRQ; encoded by the coding sequence ATGAATTTTATTAACCCCAAAACCGACTTTGCTTTTAAAAAAATCTTCGGTTCTGCTGACAGCAAAGACATTTTGATTAGTTTCTTGAATGCCCTGCTCTACGAAGCGCAGCCAGTCATCGAAGATTTAGAAATTATTGACCCTTATTTAGCTCCCAAAATCAAAGGAGTCAAAGATACTTACTTGGATGTCAAAGCTAAAATTAGTGGCAGCAAAACTGCGATCATTGAAATGCAGGTGTTGAATGTAGAATCCTTTGAGAAGCGGATTTTATACAATGCTACCAAAGCTTACTCAGTGCAATTGAAAAGCGGAGAAAACTACAACCTATTAAATCCCGTAATTGCCTTGACGATTACAGATTTCCAAATGTTTGAGCATCTGGAAACAGTAATTTCGCGGTTTTGTATCAAAGAAAAAAACAACTTGGTCGATTATTTGGCGGATGAATTAGAATTTGTCTTTGTTGAGTTGCCCAAATTTGACAAAACTTTAGCAGAATTAGAGACTCTGACTGATAAGTGGATATATTTCATGAAAACTGCTCGGACGTTAAGGTCTGTGCCGGAAGAGTTGGGAAATGTACCGGAACTCCGCAAAGCTTTTACAATTGCCAATGAAGCAAATCTCGATCCGGATGAATTGGACGATTTAGAAAGGCGAGAAATTTTTATTCAAGACCAGCGCGGTGCAATTACCAAAGCAACCAGAATCGGGATAGAACAAGGAATCAGACAAGGCATCGAACAAGGCATCGAACAAGGCATCGAACAAGGCATCGAACAAGGCATCGAACAAGGCATCGAACAAGGCATCGAACAAGGCATCAAACAAGGAAATGTGACATTAATTGTTCGTCAGTTGGAGCGCAGTGTCGGCGGGCTATCGCCGGAGATCAAAACCAGCATCGCTCAGTTATCCGCTCAGCAATTAGAGAATCTAGGAGAGGCACTATTAGACTTTGCCAGTATGTCAGATTTGACAACTTGGTTGCAAGCACATAACAATCGTCAATAA
- the mltA gene encoding murein transglycosylase A, whose translation MNKENNLFSREDWQLSKIFRYQLLAIACCILAIAFSVPAVAAGPLQPISLNQLQASELESIAFDAQIWGENGKPGDKELLLRSIDNSLRYLDTSAAATAYSRYPVAGFTRDRVRRSLDRFRQLVVSSTTPSQLQESVKREFVFYKSTGKDGKGTVAFTGYFEPTYAASRTPNSEYRYPLYRMPPNMASWPKPHPTRLQLEGEDALQGSKGLLRGLELVWLRDRFQAFLVHVQGSARLQLTDGSVMTVGFAGKTSHSYTGVGRELVKDGKFTLEELTLPKLKEYFTNFPAEMNKYLPKNESFVFFRDTNGVPATGSIGVPVTAERSIATDKALMPPGALALISTKLPYPNAAGQLEQNAVNRYVLDQDTGGAIKGAGRVDVFMGTGNLAGDRAGHINSTGELYYPLLK comes from the coding sequence ATGAATAAGGAAAATAATCTATTCAGTAGGGAAGATTGGCAATTGAGCAAGATTTTTCGCTATCAGCTATTAGCGATCGCCTGTTGCATTTTGGCGATCGCTTTTTCGGTGCCCGCCGTTGCAGCCGGGCCGCTGCAACCAATTAGTCTAAATCAGTTACAAGCGAGTGAATTGGAGTCGATCGCCTTTGACGCTCAAATCTGGGGCGAAAATGGCAAACCGGGGGATAAAGAATTGCTGTTAAGGTCGATCGACAACAGCCTCCGCTATCTCGATACATCGGCCGCCGCCACTGCTTACAGCCGCTATCCAGTCGCAGGATTTACGCGCGATCGAGTCCGCCGTTCCCTCGATCGATTTCGCCAATTAGTTGTCAGTTCCACAACCCCCTCACAACTTCAGGAATCGGTCAAGCGCGAATTTGTATTTTACAAATCCACGGGCAAAGATGGCAAAGGAACAGTCGCATTTACAGGTTATTTCGAGCCGACTTACGCAGCATCTCGCACGCCGAATTCCGAATACCGTTATCCCCTGTACCGGATGCCGCCAAACATGGCATCTTGGCCGAAACCTCACCCGACAAGATTGCAATTAGAAGGCGAAGATGCTTTGCAGGGAAGCAAAGGATTGCTGCGGGGATTAGAATTAGTTTGGTTGCGCGATCGCTTCCAAGCATTTCTCGTGCACGTTCAAGGTTCTGCGAGATTGCAGCTAACAGATGGTAGCGTCATGACAGTCGGTTTTGCAGGCAAAACCAGTCACAGTTATACCGGAGTCGGGCGAGAATTAGTTAAAGACGGAAAGTTTACTTTAGAAGAGTTGACTTTGCCGAAACTAAAGGAATATTTCACCAACTTTCCCGCAGAGATGAACAAATATTTGCCGAAAAATGAAAGCTTTGTATTCTTCCGGGATACTAATGGAGTTCCAGCCACAGGAAGCATTGGAGTGCCAGTAACTGCCGAAAGGTCGATCGCCACCGACAAAGCCTTAATGCCCCCTGGCGCACTAGCATTGATTAGTACAAAACTCCCTTATCCGAATGCGGCGGGACAACTCGAACAAAATGCCGTGAATCGGTACGTTTTGGATCAAGATACCGGCGGTGCAATCAAAGGTGCGGGGAGAGTTGACGTATTCATGGGAACGGGGAATTTAGCGGGCGATCGGGCCGGTCATATCAACTCAACAGGAGAACTGTATTATCCGCTTTTAAAGTAG
- a CDS encoding tetratricopeptide repeat protein: MLDKILQFFKRLFQRIFGYPTPPTPPPGNTAIRPTLTDAEYESKFMEILEGVNAGWSRGDVAGFLIAKRLKDGELAAWLRRFGQRLLEGEHDGTAAADAVASLQELSQRLVLLGRIGSGELSEVARQIGGEILTRFPLPEVEEEDTKGRVIEAVFVGDGLGFSGEGNRRGAEDAEAESEVNLDAEAWCDRGNEQYNLGRFEEAIASYNQAIALKPDYRDALHNRDVAQRKLGEIE; encoded by the coding sequence ATGCTCGACAAAATTCTGCAATTCTTCAAACGACTATTTCAGCGAATATTCGGATACCCAACCCCACCCACCCCACCGCCGGGAAATACCGCCATCCGCCCAACCCTAACAGATGCGGAATACGAGTCGAAATTCATGGAAATCCTGGAAGGGGTGAATGCCGGCTGGAGTCGAGGAGATGTAGCGGGATTCTTAATCGCAAAACGCCTTAAAGATGGTGAATTGGCTGCTTGGCTGCGACGGTTTGGGCAAAGATTGTTAGAGGGCGAACATGATGGCACCGCTGCTGCGGATGCGGTGGCATCGCTTCAGGAATTGTCGCAGAGGCTGGTATTGTTAGGTAGAATTGGCAGCGGGGAATTGTCAGAGGTTGCGAGGCAAATTGGGGGGGAGATATTGACACGGTTTCCGCTGCCGGAGGTTGAAGAGGAGGATACAAAGGGGAGGGTGATTGAGGCGGTGTTTGTTGGGGATGGTTTGGGTTTTTCTGGGGAAGGGAACCGCAGAGGCGCTGAGGATGCGGAGGCAGAATCGGAAGTTAATTTAGATGCTGAGGCGTGGTGCGATCGAGGGAACGAGCAGTATAATTTAGGAAGATTTGAAGAGGCGATCGCATCTTACAACCAGGCAATTGCTCTCAAACCAGACTACCGCGATGCTTTGCACAACCGAGACGTAGCCCAACGTAAGTTAGGCGAAATTGAATAG
- a CDS encoding Uma2 family endonuclease, with the protein MIATVTQKFTFDQFLVECPEDGLYELVNGEIVEMNATRNHDDVANFMLFGFNDEIRRLNLNYVVNTTAVIRTVSKAGIEQGRRPDVSVIDRDLWRSNRSAYAALREPIQLAVEVTSTNWEDDYTDKLDEYRRLGIPEYWIVDYLAIGSREFLGNPKVPTVFVHLLDADGNYQRSAFKGSERIVSRTFPELTLTAEEVMNV; encoded by the coding sequence ATGATTGCAACAGTCACACAGAAATTCACCTTTGACCAATTCCTTGTAGAATGTCCAGAAGATGGACTCTACGAACTGGTAAACGGAGAAATTGTAGAGATGAATGCCACAAGGAATCATGATGATGTTGCTAATTTCATGTTATTTGGCTTCAATGATGAAATCCGGCGACTAAATTTGAATTATGTAGTCAACACTACAGCCGTTATCAGAACTGTAAGTAAAGCCGGCATCGAACAAGGGCGGAGGCCGGATGTCAGCGTAATCGATCGCGATTTGTGGCGCTCGAACCGTTCTGCTTATGCTGCATTGCGGGAACCAATTCAATTGGCAGTGGAAGTAACATCAACAAATTGGGAGGACGATTATACAGACAAATTGGACGAATATCGGCGCCTCGGAATTCCCGAGTATTGGATTGTCGATTATTTAGCAATTGGCAGCAGGGAATTTCTCGGAAATCCCAAAGTTCCAACTGTATTTGTTCACCTTTTGGATGCAGATGGCAACTATCAAAGAAGCGCGTTTAAAGGCAGCGAACGAATTGTATCGCGGACTTTTCCAGAATTAACGCTGACAGCAGAAGAGGTGATGAATGTTTAA
- a CDS encoding ROK family protein: protein MTQVIGIDLGGTAIKLGRFSEDGICHQSLTVPTPQPATPEAVLAAMTDAILQLNPVENAVSAIGIGTPGPADAAGRIARVAINLKNWHNVPLADWVEAKTGLPTILANDANCAGLGEAWLGAGRHFKNLILLTLGTGVGGAVILDGKLFAGHLGAAGELGLIAINPDGPDCNSGNRGSLEQYVSVQAIRRETGLEPIELANLAKSGDAKALEFWQNYGRYLGIGLASIIYILTPEAIIIGGGISAGAEFFLPQVQAEIQQRVLPSSREDLQLLVAELGNQAGMVGAAKLAWQLVQ from the coding sequence ATGACACAAGTAATCGGCATTGACTTAGGCGGAACCGCAATTAAACTCGGCAGATTTAGCGAAGATGGGATTTGTCACCAATCCTTAACTGTTCCAACCCCTCAACCGGCAACGCCAGAAGCCGTTTTAGCTGCGATGACCGATGCTATTTTACAACTGAATCCGGTCGAAAATGCTGTAAGTGCGATCGGCATCGGCACTCCAGGCCCCGCAGACGCCGCCGGCCGCATAGCCAGAGTAGCAATTAACCTCAAAAACTGGCATAACGTCCCCCTAGCTGACTGGGTGGAAGCTAAAACCGGGCTGCCCACAATATTAGCAAATGATGCCAACTGTGCCGGATTGGGAGAAGCTTGGTTGGGTGCAGGAAGGCACTTTAAAAACCTAATCTTACTAACTTTAGGTACAGGCGTCGGCGGTGCAGTTATCCTAGACGGTAAACTATTTGCAGGCCATCTAGGCGCGGCAGGAGAACTAGGATTGATTGCCATAAATCCCGACGGCCCGGACTGCAACAGCGGCAATCGCGGTTCTTTAGAACAGTACGTTTCGGTGCAAGCAATTCGCCGGGAAACGGGTTTGGAACCTATAGAATTAGCAAATTTAGCTAAGTCTGGAGATGCCAAAGCTTTAGAATTTTGGCAAAATTACGGGCGCTACCTGGGTATCGGTTTGGCAAGTATAATTTATATTTTAACGCCGGAAGCTATTATTATCGGCGGCGGAATTAGTGCAGGTGCAGAATTTTTCTTGCCGCAGGTTCAAGCCGAAATTCAGCAACGTGTACTGCCGAGTTCTCGCGAAGATTTACAGTTATTGGTGGCTGAATTGGGCAATCAAGCAGGCATGGTAGGGGCTGCGAAATTAGCTTGGCAGCTTGTTCAATAG